The proteins below come from a single Metarhizium brunneum chromosome 1, complete sequence genomic window:
- the MRP10 gene encoding mitochondrial 37S ribosomal protein mS37, with the protein MSGGHKPIRLPPLKTLRVHNPKRQPENPCIAIMSSVLACWASAGYNASGCAAIENQLRKCMDGPAPPPAPANTVNYHLSRMQKHVTSPRKQK; encoded by the exons ATGTCCGGCGGCCACAAGCCCATCCGTCTACCGCCCCTCAAGACCCTGCGCGTGCACAACCCCAAGCGACAGCCCGAAAACCCCTGCATCGCAATAATGTCCAGCGTGCTCG CGTGCTGGGCCTCCGCGGGCTACAACGCCTCGGGCTGCGCCGCCATCGAGAACCAGCTCCGGAAATGCATGGACgggcctgcgccgccgcccgcgcccgcGAATACCGTCAACTACCACCTCTCGAGAATGCAGAAGCACGTCACGAGTCCGCGGAAGCAAAAGTAG
- the scd1_0 gene encoding Rho guanine nucleotide exchange factor translates to MAHAPLLRNNTAPVFHPNQSGVSVLPHNNMNSVPRGSQLSGSTAYTSSSTSLNSLSSAATVVPGQNGGSVVATANIINQKADASRSLYQICVSLKQRLSQVPDFGPFLEQLDPTDPVDPLWNLFRSGYPLLTIYNSLQPTEPLKVEDPNASEAKKSKIAIFRFVQACMKELQVPPAQSFVITDLMGNDTSGFVKVTQVVNYVLDLAEQRGLLLQLQPYPEDEPAVATGGAQMSYRDHIVKELVDTERKYVQDLENLHDLKKTLEQKGLIPGDVVHQIFLNINAILDFQRRFLIRVETTNSLPKAVQRWGAPFCFYEDAFDIYQPFIANQRKAAQIANQVFEKIQQSEHPVAADFNTLDGFLLKPMQRLVKYPLLLKDLAKKSEDEEVKDDLNTGCEAAERVLLKANEAVNRDLLDEALEELITRVDDWKSHKVESFGKLLLHGVYGVITGKSDQEKDYEIYLFECILLCCKEASGKKDRTRSTGPKIRNKNAKLQLKGRIFMTNVTDIVSLSKPGSHSVQIWWKGDPGVENFTIKFLNEETMRKWAGGLETQRKEHAPRLSTSQESINNDFAWTRDQAGGLENPYLLQQDEEDDEDYGPATAPAQFPMPSSMGTAVPRTASSSSLRQRSATGESTQSLAGIARAPPPRFPLPMPPAPLNIQIQGNGAPSPGSRGGDSYFSPVAESPASSRTSTTSGIFPGPAYQFPPKAGTPQAVWDDPRYSPSMPRAPSRDGSSPNPIGMGSRTARGPSLPAMATHSQTAAQQQRSRSYSTPDVNVAGIPRHRQPSQGNIPAVPGIPQHLHPAHDGSIPRSQTGSPRNDLPIRTSTQSPGAQRERMHQHSGSLGGTMSHFPHQQPYPRGNTPTGGNGLRVDSATANSRNVSPSLGTATLPPTGNPVASPDLPMPTQLKVRVNCDSGNYVTLVVAFNITYQSLIDRIDAKLARFMTSSISKGMLKLRYRDEDGDFVTIESDDDIQIAFMEWREGVRNMYSGGVGEIELFCVGEGQ, encoded by the exons ATGGCCCATGCCCCTCTGCTTCGAAATAACACCGCTCCGGTCTTCCACCCCAACCAGAGCGGCGTCAGCGTCCTTCCACACAACAACATGAACAGTGTGCCCCGCGGTAGCCAGCTGTCAGGGTCGACGGCGTATACCAGTTCATCAACGTCGCTGAATTCACTGAGTAGTGCTGCAACCGTGGTTCCAGGGCAGAATGGCGGATCTgtcgtggccacggccaacatCATCAATCAAAAGGCGGATGCTTCACGATCGCTCTACCAGATTTGTGTCTCCCTTAAACAACGATTAAGTCAAGTGCCCGATTTTGGACCTTTTCTCGAGCAACTTGATCCTACCGATCCTGTCGACCCCTTGTGGAATCTGTTCCGGTCGGGGTATCCCCTTCTCACAATCTACAACTCGCTACAGCCCACGGAACCGCTCAAGGTGGAAGACCCAAATGCATCCGAAGCGAAAAAGTCCAAGATTGCCATTTTCAGGTTTGTGCAGGCGTGTATGAAGGAATTGCAAGTCCCCCCCGCCCAGAGTTTTGTCATTACAGATTTGATGGGAAACGACACAAGCGGTTTCGTCAAGGTTACGCAGGTCGTCAACTACGTGCTTGATCTGGCAGAGCAACGTGGCCTGTTGCTACAGCTTCAACCTTACCCCGAGGACGAGCCTGCCGTCGCAACAGGGGGCGCGCAAATGAGCTACAGGGACCACATTGTCAAGGAACTGGTTGATACCGAGCGAAAATATGTCCAGGACCTGGAAAACTTGCACGACCTGAAAAAGACGTTGGAACAAAAGGGACTTATCCCAGGAGATGTTGTGCACCAAATCTTTCTCAACATCAACGCGATTCTCGACTTTCAGCGACGATTTCTCATCCGAGTCGAAACGACAAACTCCTTGCCAAAGGCCGTCCAGCGATGGGGTGCCCCGTTTTGTTTCTACGAAGATGCCTTTGACATCTACCAGCCCTTTATCGCCAATCAGCGCAAGGCTGCTCAAATCGCCAACCAAGTTTTCGAGAAAATTCAACAATCAGAGCACCCTGTCGCCGCAGACTTTAACACCTTGGACGGATTTTTGCTAAAACCTATGCAGCGATTGGTGAAATATCCATTGTTGCTCAAGGACCTCGCCAAAAAATCGGAAGATGAGGAAGTCAAAGACGATCTAAACACGGGATGTGAAGCCGCGGAACGAGTTTTGCTCAAAGCCAACGAAGCCGTAAACCGGGACCTTCTTGATGAAGCTCTGGAGGAACTCATCACTCGAGTAGACGATTGGAAGTCACATAAGGTGGAATCATTCGGCAAGCTACTCCTGCACGGTGTGTATGGTGTTATTACTGGCAAGAGTGATCAAGAGAAGGAT TATGAAATTTACCTTTTTGAATGCATCTTGCTGTGTTGCAAGGAAGCCTCTGGCAAGAAAGACAGGACGCGATCCACGGGGCCCAAAATCAGGAATAAGAACGCAAAGCTTCAGCTAAAGGGCAGAATCTTCATGACTAACGTGACTGACATTGTGTCCCTTTCAAAACCTG GTTCTCACAGCGTTCAGATTTGGTGGAAGGGTGACCCTGGTGTCGAGAATTTCACGATCAAGTTCCTTAACGAGGAGACAATGAGGAAATGGGCAGGCGGATTAGAGACACAGAGAAAAGAACATGCGCCACGGCTCTCCACCAGCCAAGAATCCATCAACAACGACTTTGCATGGACCAGAGACCAAGCCGGCGGCCTTGAGAACCCCTATCTACTACAgcaggacgaagaagacgacgaagactATGGGCCAGCAACGGCACCGGCCCAGTTTCCAATGCCTTCATCAATGGGCACCGCCGTGCCTCGAACCGCTTCAAGCTCCAGTCTGAGACAACGTTCTGCCACAGGGGAGAGCACACAATCCCTTGCAGGCATCGCAAGAGCTCCACCGCCGCGTTTCCCATTGCCTATGCCGCCCGCTCCCCTCAATATACAGATCCAAGGCAATGGCGCCCCATCTCCCGGCTCGAGGGGAGGAGACAGCTACTTCTCCCCAGTGGCCGAGTCTCCAGCCTCTTCTCGTACAAGCACCACGAGCGGCATCTTCCCTGGGCCTGCTTATCAGTTCCCCCCCAAGGCCGGTACACCACAGGCCGTTTGGGACGACCCGCGTTACTCTCCTTCAATGCCACGGGCCCCGTCACGAGATGGTTCCTCCCCCAATCCAATCGGCATGGGTAGCAGGACCGCTCGTGGACCTTCTCTGCCCGCAATGGCCACCCATAGTCAAACTGCGGCTCAGCAACAAAGAAGTAGGTCTTACAGCACACCGGATGTCAATGTTGCAGGTATCCCTCGACATCGTCAACCGAGCCAGGGTAATATTCCAGCCGTGCCTGGCATTCCTCAGCACTTGCACCCAGCTCATGACGGCAGCATCCCGCGATCGCAAACAGGCTCGCCTCGCAATGATTTACCAATTCGAACCAGCACACAAAGCCCGGGAGCCCAACGTGAGCGAATGCACCAGCACTCGGGAAGCCTCGGGGGCACGATGTCTCATTTTCCTCACCAACAACCCTATCCGCGTGGAAACACACCCACAGGCGGCAACGGTTTGCGAGTCGACTCTGCAACTGCGAATTCACGCAACGTGTCCCCATCCCTCGGTACGGCGACGCTCCCTCCGACCGGCAACCCCGTGGCGAGTCCAGATTTGCCCATGCCCACGCAGTTGAAGGTCAGGGTCAACTGTGATAGCGGGAACTATGTGACGCTCGTGGTTGCATTTAATATCACCTATCAATCCTTGATCGATCGAATTGACGCTAAACTTGCACGATTCATGACGAGCAGCATTAGCAAGGGTATGCTGAAGCTCCGGTACCGTGACGAAGATGGCGACTTTGTCACCATTGAAAGCGATGACGATATTCAGATTGCCTTTATGGAGTGGCGCGAAGGAGTCCGAAACATGTATTCCGGCGGCGTTGGAGAGATAGAGCTCTTCTGTGTTGGAGAAGGCCAATGA